The following coding sequences lie in one Flavobacterium sediminis genomic window:
- a CDS encoding DUF5995 family protein gives MSMMPQAQSIDEVIAILNTIIDESVQQSSPLGYFAVLYCKVTEKVKEGIANGMFQNGPRMERLDIIFANRYIKAYYEYRNGIQASSCWEVAFEYAEDYWGIVLQHLLLGMNAHINLDLGIAAAEVAPKDAINDLHDDFNTINEILSGLVGNVEKALSDVWPVLKWILKKTKHIDTFLIDFSMQEAREGAWKFAVELAPLNANQSEECIEKRDYSITKVADLVVKPGKIASFLFKIMRLFEIGSVDAKIEKLRKVI, from the coding sequence ATGTCAATGATGCCACAAGCTCAATCTATTGATGAAGTTATTGCTATTTTAAATACCATAATAGATGAATCTGTCCAACAGAGTTCACCGTTAGGCTATTTTGCCGTTTTGTATTGTAAGGTTACAGAAAAAGTAAAAGAAGGTATTGCTAACGGAATGTTTCAAAACGGTCCCAGAATGGAGCGCTTAGATATTATTTTTGCTAATCGGTATATCAAGGCTTATTATGAGTACAGGAATGGAATACAAGCATCGTCTTGTTGGGAAGTTGCTTTTGAATATGCTGAGGATTACTGGGGTATTGTTTTACAGCATTTGTTGTTAGGAATGAATGCTCATATTAACCTCGATTTGGGAATAGCTGCGGCTGAAGTGGCTCCAAAGGATGCTATCAATGACCTGCATGATGACTTTAATACCATTAACGAGATTTTGTCAGGTTTAGTCGGAAATGTTGAAAAGGCCTTATCTGATGTGTGGCCGGTATTGAAATGGATTTTGAAGAAAACCAAACATATCGATACTTTTTTAATAGACTTTAGTATGCAGGAGGCTAGGGAAGGAGCTTGGAAATTCGCTGTTGAATTGGCTCCGTTAAATGCAAACCAATCGGAGGAATGCATTGAAAAGAGAGATTATTCCATAACAAAGGTTGCAGATCTGGTAGTAAAACCGGGAAAAATTGCTTCGTTTTTATTTAAAATCATGCGTTTATTTGAAATAGGATCAGTTGATGCTAAAATAGAAAAGTTGAGGAAGGTGATTTGA
- a CDS encoding M15 family metallopeptidase translates to MDKFTQKRINLLHPMVRDEITTIINECNRSLTGKAKIRITQGLRSVEEQNKLYAQGRTKAGKKVTHAKGGQSIHNYGFAVDICLIINGKTASWDTAKDWDNDQVSDWYECVKIFAKYGWEWGGNWKNFKDLPHFEKRGYNNWKTLSKKEKDQNGYIII, encoded by the coding sequence ATGGACAAGTTTACTCAAAAAAGGATCAATCTTTTGCATCCAATGGTACGCGATGAAATAACAACCATCATTAACGAATGCAATCGTTCTTTAACCGGAAAAGCAAAAATACGCATTACGCAAGGCCTGCGATCCGTTGAAGAGCAAAACAAATTATATGCACAAGGAAGAACTAAAGCCGGTAAAAAAGTAACCCATGCTAAAGGCGGACAATCCATTCATAATTACGGATTTGCCGTTGATATTTGCCTAATCATTAACGGTAAAACAGCTTCTTGGGACACTGCTAAAGACTGGGATAACGATCAGGTTTCCGATTGGTATGAATGTGTAAAGATCTTTGCTAAATATGGTTGGGAATGGGGCGGAAACTGGAAGAATTTTAAGGATTTACCTCATTTTGAAAAACGAGGTTACAACAATTGGAAAACATTATCAAAAAAGGAAAAAGACCAGAACGGTTATATCATAATTTAA
- a CDS encoding patatin-like phospholipase family protein, with amino-acid sequence MAKKIRILSLDGGGIRGIITCVILRYIEEQLQKIDNPNAKIGDYFDLIAGTSTGGLLTAILLFPDNTNNAKFSVEEALDLYAKKGNSIFNVSFWEGIINPFGLFNEKISQKNLEKQLEDVFKYLELKDLTKPCLITSYDINQRKAKLFCSHEAHSSLENFFVKDVCRATSAAPTYFEPAKIKSLYGQEFVLIDGGVFANNPALSAYAEARKIPFSEVLHDSLKPDYPDINDIILVSIGTGEVFKSYTFEKFENAGKIKWISPLIDILLSSNAETVNYLLTKIYGTLGPRNRKNYYRLMPQLKNASSDMDDTSQKNIFELIQAGLYYVDQNRNTLDEIAKKLVKNK; translated from the coding sequence ATGGCAAAAAAAATCAGAATTCTCAGTTTAGATGGCGGCGGCATCCGGGGTATCATAACCTGTGTTATTTTGCGTTATATTGAAGAACAATTACAAAAAATAGATAATCCGAATGCAAAAATCGGTGATTATTTTGATTTGATTGCCGGAACCAGCACAGGAGGTCTATTAACCGCCATTTTATTATTTCCTGACAACACCAATAACGCTAAGTTTTCCGTTGAAGAAGCTTTGGATCTTTATGCCAAAAAAGGAAACTCTATTTTTAATGTTTCTTTCTGGGAAGGAATCATCAATCCTTTTGGCCTATTTAATGAAAAGATCTCTCAGAAAAACCTGGAAAAACAACTGGAAGATGTTTTTAAATATTTAGAATTAAAAGACCTGACCAAGCCTTGTTTGATTACGTCTTACGACATCAATCAGCGAAAAGCTAAATTATTTTGCAGTCATGAAGCACATTCTTCTTTGGAAAATTTCTTTGTGAAAGATGTTTGTAGAGCAACCAGCGCCGCTCCCACCTACTTTGAACCGGCAAAAATAAAATCTTTATACGGACAAGAGTTTGTACTGATCGACGGAGGTGTTTTTGCTAATAATCCGGCGTTAAGCGCTTATGCAGAAGCCCGAAAAATCCCTTTTTCAGAAGTGCTACACGACAGTTTAAAACCGGACTATCCGGATATTAATGACATTATATTGGTTTCTATAGGAACCGGAGAAGTTTTCAAATCCTATACATTTGAAAAATTTGAAAATGCCGGAAAAATAAAATGGATTTCGCCTTTGATCGATATATTACTATCATCCAATGCAGAGACCGTAAATTATTTATTAACCAAAATATATGGCACGTTGGGCCCTCGAAATCGAAAAAATTACTATCGGTTAATGCCACAACTTAAAAACGCCTCTTCAGATATGGATGACACCTCACAAAAAAACATCTTTGAACTGATACAGGCCGGATTATATTACGTGGATCAAAACAGAAACACTCTGGATGAAATTGCTAAAAAATTGGTGAAGAATAAATAA
- a CDS encoding glycoside hydrolase family 15 protein produces the protein MVLSVLIELGHASSAQHFLNFLIDIIPEKGNKMQIMYGINGEQKLEEYFLDHLAGYENSKPVRVGNAAYVQKQNDIFGILMEVIYQQFFRFETTLENSEELWTVVTGIVYVVEENWMKADKGIWELRTEDRHFTFSKLLCWVAVDRAIKIAELIHKTAPLEEWKQLRADIYDDIYHNAWNDEIKAYTQSYGSSDLDASTLLMQNYGFVRADDSRYINTVKAIEKDLCEDGLMYRYKNKDDFGLPSSSFTICSFWFIDSLFKIGEKKKAIQYFGQLLSYSNHLGLFSEDIDFKTKRLLGNFPQAYSHLALIQTAINFAGGITEEDELKEVIKTD, from the coding sequence ATGGTATTAAGTGTTCTGATAGAATTAGGGCATGCTTCATCTGCCCAGCATTTTTTAAATTTCCTGATTGATATTATTCCGGAAAAAGGGAACAAGATGCAAATCATGTATGGAATAAACGGTGAACAAAAGTTGGAAGAATATTTCTTAGATCATCTCGCCGGATATGAAAATTCCAAACCGGTTAGGGTAGGGAATGCTGCTTATGTTCAAAAACAAAACGATATTTTCGGAATTTTAATGGAAGTGATCTATCAGCAATTCTTCCGTTTTGAAACTACTTTAGAGAACAGTGAAGAACTTTGGACGGTTGTAACCGGCATTGTTTATGTCGTTGAAGAGAATTGGATGAAAGCCGATAAAGGCATTTGGGAATTACGAACAGAAGACCGACATTTTACTTTTTCAAAGCTTTTGTGTTGGGTAGCAGTAGACCGGGCTATTAAGATTGCAGAATTGATCCATAAAACAGCTCCTTTAGAAGAATGGAAGCAATTAAGAGCCGATATTTATGACGATATTTATCACAATGCCTGGAACGATGAGATAAAGGCTTACACGCAATCGTATGGTTCTTCTGATTTAGATGCTTCAACACTTTTGATGCAGAATTATGGTTTTGTAAGAGCAGATGATTCTCGTTATATCAACACAGTTAAAGCTATTGAAAAAGATTTGTGTGAGGACGGCTTAATGTATCGTTATAAAAATAAAGACGATTTCGGGTTGCCTAGTTCTTCCTTTACGATCTGCAGTTTCTGGTTTATTGACAGTTTGTTTAAGATAGGAGAGAAGAAGAAGGCGATTCAGTACTTTGGTCAGTTGTTGTCTTACAGCAATCATCTAGGTTTGTTCAGTGAAGATATTGACTTTAAAACCAAACGTTTATTGGGGAATTTCCCGCAAGCCTATTCTCATTTGGCATTGATTCAGACGGCAATTAATTTTGCCGGTGGCATTACAGAGGAAGATGAATTGAAAGAAGTAATAAAGACGGATTAA
- a CDS encoding trehalase-like domain-containing protein: MKNLDYGIIGNCMSAALISKEGSIDWCCLPKFDSPSVFAKMLDNEKGGSFSFIVDETYTISQEYLAKTNILVTRFESPDAAFEVRDFMPRYYDNVGKLHAPVVIIRYLVPLKGKPKFKVNYDPKVVYAKEETISRVKDGYIKSHTVKGTYDSVYLYSNVDYEAVLSQEEITLTEESFFLLSYYEKILPQHINRCILHYQRTYAYWLDWSERTTSYKYYNKEILRSALVLKVLTYQKSGAVLAAVTTSLPETIGRCEIGIIVFAGYGMLLWY; encoded by the coding sequence ATGAAAAACTTAGATTATGGAATCATAGGGAATTGTATGAGTGCAGCATTAATTTCTAAAGAGGGTTCGATAGACTGGTGTTGCCTGCCTAAATTTGATTCGCCATCTGTATTTGCTAAAATGTTAGATAATGAAAAAGGGGGAAGTTTTTCTTTTATTGTTGATGAAACGTATACCATTTCACAAGAATATTTAGCCAAGACCAATATTTTGGTTACCAGATTTGAAAGTCCGGATGCCGCATTTGAAGTCCGGGATTTTATGCCGCGTTATTATGATAATGTAGGGAAACTTCATGCGCCGGTCGTGATCATTCGTTATCTGGTTCCGTTAAAAGGCAAGCCAAAGTTTAAAGTCAATTATGACCCAAAAGTGGTTTATGCTAAAGAAGAAACGATAAGTCGAGTTAAAGATGGTTATATTAAAAGCCATACGGTGAAAGGAACCTACGATTCCGTGTATTTATATTCTAATGTGGATTATGAGGCTGTTTTAAGCCAGGAAGAAATAACACTCACAGAAGAATCCTTTTTCTTGTTGAGTTATTATGAAAAGATCTTACCTCAACATATTAATCGTTGTATTTTACATTATCAAAGGACGTATGCGTATTGGTTAGACTGGTCTGAACGGACGACTTCCTATAAATATTACAATAAAGAAATTTTAAGAAGTGCACTGGTTTTAAAAGTCTTAACGTATCAAAAATCAGGTGCTGTATTGGCGGCTGTGACAACTTCTCTTCCGGAGACGATAGGGAGGTGCGAAATTGGGATTATCGTTTTTGCTGGATACGGGATGCTTCTATGGTATTAA
- a CDS encoding bifunctional alpha,alpha-trehalose-phosphate synthase (UDP-forming)/trehalose-phosphatase, giving the protein MKNKTIIVSNRLPLNVSLPENEEENEIKILPSVGGLATGMKSIHQNSDSLWIGWSGIATDDIDESTRNKINKAIQQQKCISVDLTQDEVEDFYFGFSNDLLWPLFHYFTEYTHYKDEHWEAYKKVNRKFAEKVLEYLEDGDQVWVHDYQLLLLPQLIKEAKPNVSIGFFLHIPFPSYEIFRVLPKREELLKGMLGSDLIGFHNYDYERHFISSVSRILRYDVNFNTIQVGRRKVKIDSFPMGIDYQKFKEAAIDNTNKSQEEKSQLKVRLEQHLQVSNDAKLILSIDRLDYTKGIAQRLKAFEYFLTKYPQFQEKARLVMLAVPSRENVPQYQRLKREIDELVGRINGKFSTVSWTPVWYFYRSLPFEQLIDLYTSCEIALLTPIRDGMNLVAKEYIASRTDRTGTLILSEMAGAAQEMSEALIINPNDSNQIAEALKVAFEMPEEEQIMRNKFIQKRIKRYDVEKWATEFMKSLEATKDLQKEKKTKWLNEPEMKDVLTQYRTAQSKIFFLDYDGTLVNFHPDPHLALPDAKLYTILDQLITNNNDLVIISGRDKDFLEQQFGHLPVTLIAEHGVWTKKKGKDWIINQSLNNNWMDSIRPIMENFVDRTPGSFLEEKNYSLVWHYRKTDPVLGEIRANELSTVLTGFLSNHNIAVLKGNKALEVKNGTVNKGAAANRLLNKTYDFVFAIGDDRTDEFMFRLLPKEAVSVKVGNEDTSARYFIDDTDKVRQILLSFTENTEETTEK; this is encoded by the coding sequence ATGAAAAACAAAACCATTATTGTCTCAAACAGATTACCACTAAATGTTTCACTACCCGAAAATGAAGAAGAAAATGAAATAAAAATTTTACCGAGCGTTGGCGGCCTGGCAACAGGGATGAAGTCAATCCATCAAAACTCAGACAGTTTATGGATCGGTTGGTCAGGGATAGCAACAGACGATATCGATGAAAGTACCCGTAACAAAATAAACAAAGCCATCCAACAACAGAAATGCATCTCCGTAGACCTGACACAAGATGAAGTAGAGGATTTTTATTTTGGTTTTAGCAACGATCTTTTATGGCCATTATTTCATTATTTCACAGAATATACCCATTACAAAGATGAACACTGGGAAGCGTATAAAAAAGTCAACCGAAAGTTCGCTGAAAAAGTTTTGGAGTACTTAGAAGACGGCGATCAGGTTTGGGTTCACGACTATCAATTATTACTTTTACCTCAACTCATTAAAGAAGCAAAACCGAATGTTTCCATTGGTTTCTTTTTGCATATTCCTTTCCCTTCTTATGAAATTTTCAGGGTTCTGCCAAAACGGGAAGAGCTTTTAAAGGGAATGTTGGGCTCTGACCTCATCGGTTTTCACAATTACGATTACGAAAGGCACTTTATCAGTTCCGTTAGTCGTATTCTGCGTTATGATGTTAATTTCAACACGATTCAGGTAGGTCGGAGAAAAGTAAAAATCGATTCTTTTCCTATGGGAATTGATTATCAAAAATTTAAAGAAGCGGCTATTGACAATACAAACAAATCTCAAGAAGAAAAAAGTCAGTTAAAAGTCAGATTAGAACAGCATCTTCAGGTTTCTAATGATGCTAAACTGATCTTGTCCATCGATCGTTTGGACTATACCAAAGGAATTGCCCAACGCTTAAAAGCATTTGAATATTTTTTAACCAAATATCCGCAATTTCAGGAAAAAGCCCGACTGGTAATGCTTGCCGTTCCGTCACGGGAAAACGTTCCACAATACCAACGGTTAAAACGAGAAATAGACGAATTGGTCGGACGTATCAACGGTAAATTTTCAACTGTTAGTTGGACTCCGGTCTGGTATTTTTACCGTTCCCTCCCTTTTGAACAATTGATAGACCTGTACACTTCGTGTGAAATAGCGCTTTTAACCCCAATACGCGACGGCATGAACTTAGTTGCCAAAGAATATATTGCTTCCCGAACGGACAGGACCGGAACCCTTATTTTAAGCGAAATGGCAGGAGCTGCTCAGGAAATGAGTGAAGCACTGATCATAAACCCAAATGATTCCAATCAAATTGCCGAGGCTTTAAAAGTAGCATTCGAAATGCCCGAAGAAGAACAGATCATGCGGAATAAGTTCATTCAAAAAAGAATCAAACGTTATGACGTGGAAAAATGGGCTACGGAATTCATGAAATCTTTAGAAGCAACTAAAGACTTACAAAAAGAAAAGAAAACCAAATGGCTCAATGAGCCGGAAATGAAAGATGTTCTCACACAATACCGGACTGCTCAATCTAAAATTTTCTTTTTAGATTACGACGGAACCTTAGTCAATTTTCATCCGGATCCGCATTTAGCTTTACCAGACGCTAAACTGTATACTATTTTAGATCAGCTTATAACTAACAATAATGATCTGGTCATTATCAGTGGAAGAGATAAAGATTTTCTGGAACAACAATTCGGACATTTGCCGGTTACTTTAATTGCTGAGCACGGTGTTTGGACTAAGAAAAAAGGAAAAGACTGGATCATTAATCAGTCTTTGAACAACAACTGGATGGATTCTATCCGACCGATTATGGAGAACTTTGTAGACCGCACACCGGGTTCTTTTCTGGAGGAAAAGAATTATTCTTTGGTTTGGCATTATCGTAAAACGGATCCTGTATTAGGCGAAATAAGAGCCAACGAACTCTCAACGGTACTAACCGGATTTTTATCGAATCACAACATTGCTGTTTTAAAGGGTAATAAAGCCTTAGAAGTAAAAAACGGCACTGTCAATAAAGGTGCGGCTGCTAACCGGTTGTTAAACAAAACCTACGATTTCGTTTTTGCAATAGGCGATGACCGAACCGATGAATTTATGTTCCGGTTATTACCTAAAGAAGCTGTGTCTGTAAAAGTAGGCAATGAAGACACAAGTGCCCGCTATTTTATTGATGACACTGACAAAGTGAGACAAATATTACTTTCTTTTACCGAAAACACAGAAGAAACAACTGAAAAATAA
- the rnpA gene encoding ribonuclease P protein component: MKFNYPKSEKLKSQTTIGLLFSEGKSVAKYPLRIVYVEDPESDIKIRMGVSVSKKYFKKAVDRNHYKRLLREAYRLNKHILNENLEKKYAMMFFYQTKEKLNFHEIQEKTVILFKKLIETEADS; this comes from the coding sequence ATGAAATTCAACTATCCGAAAAGCGAGAAATTAAAGAGTCAGACAACTATCGGTTTACTATTCAGTGAAGGTAAATCAGTAGCAAAATACCCGTTGCGAATAGTATACGTTGAAGACCCTGAATCGGATATAAAGATCCGAATGGGAGTCTCTGTTTCTAAAAAATATTTCAAAAAAGCAGTTGATCGCAATCATTATAAACGATTACTTCGTGAAGCTTATCGTTTGAATAAGCATATTTTAAACGAAAATTTAGAAAAAAAATATGCTATGATGTTCTTCTATCAAACCAAAGAAAAATTAAATTTTCACGAAATTCAGGAAAAAACCGTTATTCTTTTTAAGAAGTTAATTGAAACAGAGGCCGATTCTTAA
- a CDS encoding S41 family peptidase translates to MKINLPKKVVIPALASAFLWVAVSFKNDFFEIAKQIEIFTNTFKTVNQNYVDETNPGELMDVALKSMLKELDPYTVFFSEQDVLKFKINSTGEYTGIGAMVQRKEGRVFLKEIFKGFPADKAGLKAGDEIVQIGDVRLADYKDDASQLLRGSKNTTIALQFLRQGQTKNTTIVLDEVELKAVPYSTLLNDKTTGYIVLSKFTETASKETKAALLELKGQGATKIILDLRGNPGGLLHEAVNICNLFVPKGEVIVTTKSKNAKHNNTYATRNEPLDLEIPLAIIVNGKSASASEIVSGALQDLDRAVIIGSRSFGKGLVQRPLNLPYGTQVKVTISRYYTPSGRCIQALDYSNGKAIKKTQEEFNAFKTKAGRTVYDGGGISPDIAVAETKTSSITDALTGNDAIFDFVTQLYYKNPDASKYPTVSDADFNVFKSFIKQDRYKLDTETEIALENVLEKAKKEQIESSITAQYEQLKQALKKSEETEVEKYKNEIKRLLQEELIIRYAYKEGLYTYFTQNAGEIQKAQEILNSVTEYNKILKK, encoded by the coding sequence ATGAAAATTAATTTGCCTAAAAAAGTTGTAATTCCTGCCTTGGCTTCTGCTTTTTTATGGGTTGCCGTAAGTTTTAAAAACGATTTTTTTGAGATTGCCAAACAGATAGAGATCTTCACTAATACCTTTAAAACCGTTAACCAGAATTATGTTGATGAAACCAATCCGGGTGAATTAATGGACGTAGCTTTAAAGAGTATGCTAAAAGAATTAGATCCTTACACCGTTTTTTTCAGCGAACAGGATGTTTTAAAGTTCAAAATAAACAGCACCGGTGAATATACAGGGATAGGCGCTATGGTTCAACGCAAAGAAGGACGCGTTTTTCTAAAAGAAATTTTCAAGGGATTTCCCGCCGATAAAGCAGGGTTAAAAGCAGGAGACGAGATCGTACAGATCGGAGATGTCAGACTAGCTGATTATAAAGACGATGCTTCTCAGCTTTTACGCGGTTCTAAAAACACTACTATTGCGTTACAATTTTTGAGACAAGGACAAACAAAAAATACAACTATTGTTTTAGATGAGGTTGAGCTTAAAGCTGTGCCTTATTCTACCTTACTGAATGACAAAACTACAGGCTATATTGTTCTTTCAAAATTCACGGAGACCGCAAGCAAAGAAACGAAAGCAGCTTTATTAGAACTTAAAGGGCAAGGAGCAACTAAAATTATATTAGACCTCAGAGGAAATCCCGGCGGATTATTGCACGAGGCTGTAAACATCTGTAATCTTTTTGTACCCAAAGGAGAGGTCATCGTAACTACAAAATCTAAGAATGCAAAGCATAACAACACTTATGCTACCCGAAACGAACCTTTGGATCTCGAAATTCCATTAGCTATTATCGTAAACGGTAAAAGTGCCTCAGCATCGGAAATCGTATCCGGCGCTTTACAAGATTTAGACAGAGCCGTAATCATAGGAAGCAGAAGTTTTGGAAAAGGATTGGTACAAAGACCTTTAAACTTACCTTACGGAACACAGGTAAAAGTGACTATTTCCCGTTATTATACACCTTCAGGGCGCTGTATTCAAGCTTTAGATTATTCCAACGGTAAAGCCATTAAAAAAACTCAGGAAGAGTTTAATGCGTTTAAAACGAAAGCCGGAAGAACTGTGTATGACGGTGGAGGAATTTCACCTGATATAGCCGTTGCTGAAACCAAGACAAGTTCTATAACAGACGCCTTAACCGGAAATGATGCTATTTTTGACTTTGTTACCCAATTGTATTACAAAAACCCTGATGCATCAAAATATCCAACGGTAAGCGATGCTGATTTTAATGTCTTTAAAAGCTTTATAAAACAAGATCGCTACAAGTTAGACACAGAAACGGAAATAGCTCTGGAAAATGTATTAGAAAAAGCTAAAAAAGAACAGATTGAAAGCAGTATCACTGCTCAATACGAACAACTGAAACAAGCTCTTAAAAAAAGCGAGGAAACCGAAGTTGAAAAATATAAAAATGAGATCAAACGTTTACTTCAGGAAGAACTGATTATTCGTTATGCTTATAAAGAAGGTCTTTATACGTATTTTACTCAAAACGCCGGTGAAATACAAAAAGCACAGGAAATTCTTAATTCAGTAACAGAATACAACAAAATACTAAAAAAATAA
- a CDS encoding OmpA family protein, with protein MKWIYSFLLLSLSALALAQEEEVHSIYFEFDKYNLKEEQAEAVVNFVKSLDTAKVETIEIFGYCDDRGKDEYNYKLSTNRANTVKDKLIEKGVKSKIIITIEGKGRILIDEDLQENVPEIRSKNRRVDVVVNYKPVVVEELKIPGFTTLSRKIRL; from the coding sequence ATGAAATGGATCTATAGCTTTCTGCTTCTCTCTCTTTCCGCCTTGGCACTGGCGCAAGAAGAAGAAGTTCATTCTATTTATTTTGAATTTGATAAATACAATTTAAAAGAAGAACAAGCCGAAGCTGTCGTAAACTTTGTTAAAAGTTTAGATACCGCTAAAGTTGAGACCATTGAAATATTCGGATATTGTGACGACAGAGGTAAAGATGAATACAACTATAAACTTTCCACCAATAGAGCTAATACAGTAAAAGACAAATTAATTGAGAAAGGCGTCAAAAGTAAAATCATCATCACGATTGAAGGTAAAGGACGTATCTTGATTGATGAAGATCTACAAGAAAATGTACCTGAGATCCGTTCTAAAAACAGAAGAGTAGACGTTGTTGTCAATTACAAACCCGTTGTTGTTGAAGAATTAAAGATCCCGGGGTTTACAACACTGTCCCGAAAGATCCGGTTGTAG
- a CDS encoding OmpA family protein, with the protein MERVAKLLLRHKNIKFEVQGHVCCTPSYHKEAIDRGTKKRELSTNRAKAVYKYLLLKKIAKTRMTYKGYGNTQPLGKGAQFDRRVELVITKI; encoded by the coding sequence CTGGAGCGTGTAGCTAAATTACTTTTAAGACATAAAAACATAAAATTTGAAGTACAGGGTCATGTTTGCTGTACTCCATCTTATCATAAGGAAGCTATTGACCGCGGTACTAAAAAAAGAGAACTTTCTACTAACAGAGCTAAAGCTGTTTACAAATATCTGTTGTTAAAAAAAATAGCTAAGACCCGGATGACTTATAAAGGCTATGGCAACACTCAACCACTGGGAAAAGGTGCTCAGTTTGACAGAAGGGTAGAGCTTGTAATCACTAAAATCTAA
- a CDS encoding Crp/Fnr family transcriptional regulator — protein MYFYEMEYASFLRQHIEEIVRLTDDEFEMISGYFVPRKVSRKEYLIKGGQIVTSEFLVVEGLLKAFMFDDSGKEHIIQFAMENWWVSDYPAFSKQESGEICVQALETCIVLELSLEHKKKMCEEVPKMYQFHAQKAFSGYVALQKRVLSMLKNSAKEKYELLLSQYPQLFQRVSKTMIAHYLGLSRETLSRLVKEIKA, from the coding sequence TTGTATTTTTACGAAATGGAATATGCTTCTTTTTTGCGCCAACATATAGAAGAAATAGTAAGGCTCACAGATGATGAATTTGAGATGATCTCAGGGTATTTTGTACCAAGGAAAGTAAGCAGGAAAGAGTACCTCATCAAAGGCGGGCAAATTGTAACTTCTGAGTTTTTGGTCGTTGAAGGACTACTTAAAGCCTTTATGTTTGATGATTCAGGTAAAGAACATATTATTCAATTTGCAATGGAGAATTGGTGGGTATCTGATTATCCGGCATTTTCTAAACAAGAAAGCGGAGAAATATGTGTACAAGCCTTAGAAACCTGCATAGTGCTGGAATTATCGCTTGAACATAAAAAGAAAATGTGTGAAGAAGTACCTAAAATGTATCAGTTTCACGCACAAAAAGCTTTTAGCGGTTATGTAGCTTTGCAAAAGAGAGTTTTATCCATGTTAAAGAACTCTGCCAAAGAAAAATATGAATTGTTATTAAGCCAGTATCCACAGTTGTTTCAACGTGTTTCTAAAACAATGATTGCTCATTATTTAGGTTTGTCGAGAGAAACTTTAAGCCGATTAGTGAAGGAAATAAAAGCTTAG
- a CDS encoding type 1 glutamine amidotransferase domain-containing protein, with translation MSNKLGVGISVLCLMISFSGCKEESKKESVEIKKEEKMKEKILFVVTSHDTKGDTGEKTGYYLGEVSHPWEVLTEVGYEIDFVSPKGGNPPVDGFDLEDSINKKFWEDSYYHNKISNSLKPSEVKPSEYKAIFFAGGHGAMWDLPLNEDIAKITAEVYENNGVVAAVCHGPAGLVNVKLSNGNYLVEGKKINGFTNEEESIVKLTDVVPFLLEDKLTEHGGIFEKSEPWQVHVTVDQRVVTGQNPQSAKDVGEAIKELLKK, from the coding sequence ATGAGCAATAAATTAGGAGTAGGCATCAGTGTATTATGCTTAATGATAAGCTTTTCGGGATGTAAAGAAGAGTCAAAAAAAGAATCCGTAGAAATTAAAAAAGAAGAAAAAATGAAAGAGAAAATATTGTTTGTGGTAACAAGTCATGACACAAAAGGAGATACCGGAGAAAAGACCGGATATTATTTAGGGGAAGTTTCCCATCCATGGGAAGTATTAACAGAGGTCGGTTATGAAATAGATTTTGTTAGCCCTAAAGGTGGAAACCCTCCGGTTGACGGTTTTGATCTTGAAGACTCTATTAATAAAAAGTTTTGGGAAGACTCGTATTATCACAATAAAATTTCTAATAGTTTAAAACCCTCAGAGGTGAAACCTTCTGAATATAAAGCTATCTTTTTTGCCGGCGGACATGGAGCTATGTGGGATTTGCCTTTAAATGAAGACATTGCAAAGATCACAGCTGAGGTTTATGAGAATAATGGAGTTGTAGCAGCGGTGTGTCACGGACCGGCAGGTTTAGTCAATGTTAAATTGAGCAATGGCAATTATTTAGTTGAAGGTAAAAAGATAAATGGTTTTACCAATGAAGAAGAAAGTATTGTTAAATTAACAGATGTAGTTCCTTTTCTTTTAGAAGATAAATTGACAGAACACGGTGGTATCTTTGAAAAATCAGAACCTTGGCAGGTTCATGTAACTGTAGATCAAAGAGTAGTAACCGGTCAGAACCCACAATCTGCTAAAGATGTGGGAGAAGCTATAAAAGAGCTTTTAAAGAAATAA